A stretch of Episyrphus balteatus chromosome 2, idEpiBalt1.1, whole genome shotgun sequence DNA encodes these proteins:
- the LOC129909862 gene encoding protein CWC15 homolog, giving the protein MTTAARPTFDPARGGTGRGEKDLSALSKQYSSRDLPGHTKLKYREPGQGTSDELRNRDFRKELEEREREARPSKNLPPIVRKAIEANNASSNKRAKLDNAAPANLDADDPVDNDSSDEDSDSEDDTATLLAELNKIKEERLQENARKEQEKKQEDERIRMENILSGNPLINYAAGGNKAAGDLKVKRRWDDDVVFKNCARTEPEKKSHFINDSLRSEFHKKFMEKYIK; this is encoded by the exons ATGACAACAGCTGCTCGTCCAACCTTTGATCCAGCTCGTGGTGGCACTGGCCGAGGTGAAAAAGATTTAAGTGCTCTCAGCAAGCAATACTCCAGTCGTGATTTGCCTGGACATACTAAACTCAAATACAG aGAACCTGGACAAGGAACATCCGATGAACTCCGCAACCGTGACTTCCGCAAGGAACTCGAAGAAAGAGAACGCGAAGCCCGTCCTTCAAAAAATCTTCCACCAATTGTCCGCAAGGCTATCGAAGCCAACAACGCCAGCAGCAATAAACGTGCTAAATTAGACAATGCTGCCCCGGCAAATCTCGATGCCGATGATCCAGTTGACAATGACAGTTCCGATGAAGATTCTGATTCTGAAGATGATACTGCAACTCTTTTGGCTGAATTGAATAAAATCAAAGAAGAACGTTTGCAAGAAAATGCCCGCAAAGAAcaagaaaagaaacaagaagACGAACGTATTcgaatggaaaatattttatcaGGAAATCCACTAATTAATTATGCAGCTGGTGGTAATAAAGCTGCTGGTGATTTAAAG GTCAAACGACGATGGGATGATGATGTTGTATTTAAGAATTGTGCCCGAACTGAACCAGAAAAGAAATCACATTTTATCAATGATTCACTTCGTTCGGAATTCCATAAGAAATTCAtggaaaaatatattaaataa